The following proteins are co-located in the Vigna angularis cultivar LongXiaoDou No.4 chromosome 2, ASM1680809v1, whole genome shotgun sequence genome:
- the LOC128195225 gene encoding uncharacterized mitochondrial protein AtMg00810-like, protein MEQPPGFIAQGESGLVCKLRRSLYGLKQSPRAWFGKFSQVVQRFGLKRCEADHSVFYGHSSPDKCVYLMVYVDDIVIIGNDISRITQLKNHLFNHFQTKDLGRLKYFLGIEVAQSKDGVIISQRKYALDILEETGLTNCKPIDSPMDPNQKLMRDQGELFSDPERYRRLVGKLIYLTITRPDLSYSVGIVSQFMQNPHVDHWNAVLRILRYIKGSPGQGLLYENKGNTRIEGYCDADWAGSPIDRRSTTGYCVLLGGNLVSWKSKKQNVVARSSAEAEYRSMALTTCELVWIRQLLQELKFCENEQMKLYCDNQAALHISSNPVFHERTKHIEIDCHFIREKLLSKELVTEFVNSNEQLGDILTKSLRGPRIQFICSKLGAYDLYAPA, encoded by the coding sequence atggagcaacctcctggatttattgctcagggggagtctggctTGGTTTGTAAGTTACGTCGTTCTCTCTATGGCTTGAagcaatcacctcgagcttggtttggtaaatttagtcagGTAGTGCAAAGGTTTGGATTGAAACGATGTGAggcagatcattcagtgttttatggtcaCTCTTCTCCtgacaaatgtgtttatctcatggtgtatgttgatgatattgttattatagGAAATGACATATCCAGAATTACTCAGTTAAAGAATCATCTGTTCAACCACTTTCAAACTAAAGATCTGGGtcgtctaaaatattttcttggtattgaagtggcacagtcaaaagatggtgtcatcatttcacaaaggaaatatgctcttgacATTTTAGAAGAAACAGGTCTAACAAATTGCAAGCCAattgatagtcctatggatccaaatcaaaagttaatgagaGATCAGGGTGAACTCTTCTCagacccagagagatatagaaggctagttggaaaactcatCTATCTCACCATAACAAGACCCGATCTTTCTTATTCAGTTGGAAttgtgagtcaatttatgcaaaatccacatgttgatcattggaatgcagtgCTTCGCATTCTCAGATACATAAAAGGAAGCCCAGGACAGGGACTAttgtatgagaacaagggaaaCACTCGAAtcgaaggatattgtgatgcagattgggctggtagtccaattgatcgaagatcgactacaggatattgtgttttactcggtgggaaccttgtatcttggaaaagtaagaaacaaaatgttgttgcccgatctagtgctgaagctgaataccgatCTATGGCTCTAACTACATGCGAACTTGTGTGGATTAGacaacttcttcaagaattgaaattttgtgaaaatgagcaAATGAAACTGTACTGTGACAATCAAGCAGCTCTTCACATTTCTTCCAATCCTGTGTTTCATGAGAGAACGAAACACATAGAAATTGACTGTCATTTTATTAGGGAGAAGTTATTATCCAAGGAACTAGTTACTgaatttgtcaattctaatgaacaacttGGAGACATTCtgaccaaatctctaagggggcctagaattcaattcatatgttccaagcttggtgcatatgatttatatgctccagcttga
- the LOC128195309 gene encoding uncharacterized protein LOC128195309, with translation MKKRRVPMIDQFHSTTHPFIVDVVDVVADGHCGYRCIAVLLGLGEDSWPVVRNELYKELIAWRDEYASLVGGYDRLEELRNSLLVQSLSAANMSKWMTLPDIGYAIANRYNVKLQEGCPLPMVNIMSSTHCYPEARAWSSIYTSRMHAFEQLMDITSYVDLGDS, from the exons ATGAAGAAAAGGAGAGTTCCAATGATAGACCAGTTTCATTCTACTACTCACCCCTTCATTGTGgacgttgttgatgttgtggctGATGGTCACTGTGGGTATAGATGCATTGCTGTGTTGTTGGGACTcggagaagattcatggcccGTTGTCAGGAATGAGTTGTACAAAGAACTCATTGCATGGCGTGATGAATATGCAAGCCTAGTAGGAGGCTATGATAGACTAGAAGAACTGAGGAATTCTTTGTTGGTGCAATCACTGTCGGCG GCTAACATGAGCAAGTGGATGACATTACCAGACATTGGTTATGCAATTGCTAACCGATATAAC GTTAAGCTACAAGAAGGTTGTCCGTTGCCCATGGTGAATATCATGTCCTCAACCCACTGTTATCCTGAGGCACGAGCGTGGTCATCTATTTATACTAGTAGGATGCACGCATTTGAACAGTTGATGGACATAACATCTTATGTTGACTTAGGTGAttcatga
- the LOC128195310 gene encoding uncharacterized protein LOC128195310 yields the protein MTYDLGFVVVIVRSDIATGVRGRKTFVILGCEREGKYKKYKADAVASVYGTRKCECPFRLKGKPCSDGAGWVLKVMCGHHNHELAETLVGHPYAGRLNTSEKSLLVDMTKSKVTPANILLTLKQNNDRNVTTIKQIYNARHAYKRSLRGSRTELQQLMMLLDRDKYIHWSRCADDSEVVTDLYRLPLLEIVGMTSTGLTFSATFAFLSTERQSNFTWALEKLKGLLLTSKGGPKVIVTDRDLALMNAIANVFPESYQMLCRFHILKNTWIIPYNTYFVKFWTNKVMHLGNTTTNRAESAHWSLKKVLGNSMGDLCSCWDNIHNVIILQHNKIKASFESSLLLTSDHFKGYRYRELIGCVSRFALDLIAKELKIVQQIGLNSSKCGCILRRTFGVPCAFELARYDPRMIPIGEFHIMWRRLHFSNVELNETEPQLSIKDELKQVEERFNVVDVGGKVTIKQKLLEIVCPTLTSMVPPLHKVKTKGAQKSKVK from the exons ATGACTTATGatttaggatttgttgtggTAATAGTAAGATCTGACATAGCTACTGGTGTACGGGGAAGAAAAACGTTCGTCATACTTGGATGTGAAAGAGAgggaaaatataagaaatacaAAGCTGATGCAGTGGCTAGTGTATATGGGACTCGTAAATGTGAATGTCCGTTTAGATTAAAGGGTAAACCATGTTCAGATGGGGCCGGATGGGTGTTGAAGGTGATGTGTGGACATCACAACCATGAGTTGGCTGAAACTTTAGTTGGTCACCCTTATGCTGGCAGGTTAAATACGAGTGAGAAGTCATTACTGGTTGATATGACAAAGAGTAAAGTTAcacctgcaaatattttattaacactcaaacaaaataatgatcgaAATGTCACAACGATTAAACAAATCTACAACGCAAGGCATGCGTATAAACGATCATTAAGAGGGTCCAGAACTgaactacaacaacttatgatgttgttggatcgGGATAAGTACATTCACTGGAGTAGGTGTGCTGATGATTCAGAGGTTGTTACTGACTT atatagaCTTCCGTTGCTTGAGATTGTGGGTATGACGTCTACAGGGTTAACCTTCTCAGCAACATTTGCTTTCTTGTCTACTGAAAGGCAGAGTAATTTCACATGGGCTTTGGAAAAGCTGAAAGGTTTACTTTTAACATCTAAGGGTGGTCCTAAAGTCATTGTCACTGACCGAGACTTGGCTTTGATGAATGCCATAGCAAATGTATTCCCTGAGTCATATCAGATGTTATGTCGGTTCcacatccttaaaaat ACTTGGATTATTCCGTACAACACATACTTTGTAAAGTTCTGGACGAACAAAGTAATGCATTTAGggaacacaaccacaaatag ggcTGAATCTGCTCATTGGAGCCTGAAGAAAGTTCTGGGCAATAGTATGGGTGATTTGTGTTCTTGTTGGGATAATATTCATAACGTCATTATCCtacaacacaacaagattaaggcatcatttgaaagtagtttgttGCTCACGAGTGACCATTTTAAAGGCTACAGATATAGAGAACTTATTGGATGTGTGTCTCGATTTGCATTGGATCTCATTGCTaaggaattgaaaatagtgCAGCAGATAGGATTGAACTCCTCAAAGTGTGGATGCATATTGAGACGTACATTTGGTGTCCCATGTGCATTTGAATTAGCACGATATGATCCTAGGATGATCCCTATAGGTGAATTTCATATCATGTGGCGAAGATTGCATTTctcaaatgttgaattaaatgaaactgAGCCTCAGTTATCCATTAAAGATGAGTTGAAACAAGTAGAAGAACGATTCAATGTGGTTGACGTTGGCGGTAAAGTCACCATCAAGCAGAAGTTACTTGAGATTGTTTGTCCTACATTGACATCAATGGTCCCTCCATTACATAAAGTCAAGACAAAGGGTGCAcaaaaaagtaaagttaaaTGA